The Staphylococcus sp. KG4-3 genome has a window encoding:
- a CDS encoding MepB family protein, whose product MYKSIDFISSIFKSTNNINFKNWETEFFNEEYESCTFQVNKQTFRSRIAKKTPNKQGYFVVFWTKDNNNKNRPFTYNESCDKLIITVMDESHKGLFIFPKDVLAKQNIIANGVKKGKMAIRIYPTWEHKLNQTAIKTQSWQSNYFIDLTDNIDKTSLYKLLK is encoded by the coding sequence ATGTATAAATCAATAGACTTTATAAGCTCAATATTTAAATCTACGAATAATATTAATTTTAAAAATTGGGAAACAGAATTTTTTAATGAGGAGTATGAGAGTTGTACTTTTCAAGTTAATAAACAAACTTTTAGAAGTAGAATCGCTAAAAAAACACCGAATAAGCAAGGGTATTTTGTAGTATTTTGGACTAAAGATAACAATAATAAAAACAGACCTTTTACTTATAATGAATCATGTGACAAATTAATTATTACAGTAATGGATGAAAGTCATAAAGGGTTATTTATATTTCCAAAAGACGTGTTAGCTAAACAGAATATTATAGCTAACGGAGTAAAAAAAGGAAAAATGGCAATAAGAATTTATCCAACTTGGGAACACAAATTAAATCAAACTGCAATTAAAACTCAAAGTTGGCAATCAAATTATTTTATTGATTTAACTGATAATATTGACAAAACTTCACTATACAAATTGTTAAAATGA
- a CDS encoding DUF1722 domain-containing protein — protein sequence MSRQYQIEQLWKQHKYEVLWHDQNKYKLIREQLKYDTTIEEIETLINEALNTTPSNGSIINAYDHMWGYFKRKCSSSEKSLHNYLKEAFKKEEVDEIYLLQFLKSMANYYDINYIKTSTIIQKLN from the coding sequence ATGAGTCGACAATATCAAATTGAGCAGTTATGGAAACAGCATAAATATGAGGTGTTATGGCATGACCAAAATAAATATAAATTGATTAGAGAACAATTGAAATACGATACAACGATAGAAGAAATTGAAACTTTAATTAATGAAGCACTAAATACTACACCAAGTAATGGGTCAATTATTAACGCATATGATCATATGTGGGGTTATTTTAAAAGAAAGTGTAGTTCATCAGAAAAAAGCTTACATAACTATTTAAAGGAAGCCTTTAAAAAAGAAGAAGTTGATGAAATATATCTATTACAATTTTTAAAAAGCATGGCAAATTATTATGATATAAACTATATTAAAACTTCAACAATAATACAAAAATTAAACTAA
- a CDS encoding alpha/beta hydrolase encodes MHYIKYLNSSDNTKLYTKINDTPEANANIIIVHGLAEHLDRYDILAAYLNENDFNVIRYDQRGHGRSGGAQTYYSNMYEIVEDLTAIIEYVKTTFEGKVYLIGHSMGGYTVTLFETIYPGTVDGVVTSGALTRYNNKLFGNPDPSISSDTYIKNELGDGVCSDAEVIRKYEIDQLNSKQISMGLIRTLLDGITYLKNNAERFTNNILILHGKEDGLVSYHDSLQLYQEIESEHKSIHIYDRLQHEILNESSYNLSIFKEIVDWLDNEIRISKI; translated from the coding sequence ATGCATTATATTAAATATTTAAATTCATCAGATAATACGAAACTATATACTAAAATTAATGATACTCCAGAAGCGAATGCAAACATTATTATAGTACATGGGTTAGCCGAACATTTAGATCGTTATGATATTTTAGCGGCATATTTAAATGAAAATGATTTTAATGTAATAAGATACGACCAAAGAGGACATGGCAGATCGGGAGGAGCTCAAACTTATTACAGTAATATGTATGAAATTGTTGAAGATTTAACAGCTATAATAGAATATGTAAAAACCACTTTCGAAGGGAAAGTATATCTAATTGGACATAGCATGGGCGGTTATACAGTGACTTTATTTGAAACAATTTACCCTGGTACTGTAGATGGTGTAGTTACATCAGGTGCGTTAACAAGGTATAACAATAAATTATTTGGTAATCCTGATCCAAGCATTTCATCAGACACTTATATTAAAAATGAATTAGGGGATGGTGTATGTTCTGATGCTGAAGTTATTAGAAAATATGAAATTGATCAATTAAACTCGAAACAGATATCTATGGGGCTTATTCGCACATTACTAGATGGCATAACATATTTGAAAAATAATGCGGAACGTTTTACTAACAATATTTTGATATTACATGGTAAAGAAGATGGATTAGTAAGTTATCATGATTCGCTACAATTATACCAAGAAATAGAATCTGAACATAAATCTATTCATATTTATGATAGATTACAACATGAGATATTAAATGAATCCTCTTATAATTTAAGTATTTTCAAAGAAATTGTTGATTGGTTAGATAATGAAATACGTATTTCTAAAATTTAA